The following coding sequences lie in one Saimiri boliviensis isolate mSaiBol1 chromosome 6, mSaiBol1.pri, whole genome shotgun sequence genomic window:
- the LOC101049708 gene encoding LOW QUALITY PROTEIN: serine protease FAM111A-like (The sequence of the model RefSeq protein was modified relative to this genomic sequence to represent the inferred CDS: deleted 1 base in 1 codon) — translation MSCKKKRSREEDSVKEKPNMKIKHYFSPVSKKQKTNPSTSQTKMVSRGSPSEITNTQAQRFHSPKKNPEDQVMPQNKIIYVTLEVNHKKNQQMKHLLTHSENGSLYTALNTLQAVRKEVETHQGQEMLVCGAEGIEGYINLGMPLTCFPERCHVVITFYKSKSKQKENNQVFGRYDKASTECVKFYIHAIGIGKYKRKIVKCGKLHKKGYKLCVYAFKGETIKDALCKDGRFRSILENDDWKLIENHDSILENTQLVDELEGKLFQVETENRMGPSETGPQNPESEKRNTCVLREQIMSQYPHLKRESEKIRENFKKKMKGKNGKMLFQLDFKNFGKVTKNSYSVKVLKLLGHLSDSVGYLFWDSATAGCATCFVFKGLFILTCQHVVNLIVGKGIEPSKWADITGQCVRVTFHYEEPQEKEMNCFSIEPWYEIYNEGLDYAVLKRKENGQQVPMELYNEIAPVPLSELIHIIGHQNGEKKQTDACVVIPQDQRAEKCQERVKAKEAESPEYVHMYTQRSFQKIVPNPGVITYDTEFFFGADTLERLGLMS, via the exons ATGAGCTGTAAGAAGAAGAGATCACGGGAAGAAGACTCAGTCAAAGAAAAACCTAATATGAAAATCAAGCACTATTTTTCTCCG GTCTCTAAAAAGCAAAAGACTAATCCCAGTACTTCTCAAACGAAGATGGTGTCTAGAGGCAGCCCAAGTGAAATAACTAATACCCAGGCTCAAAGATTCCATTCACCTAAGAAAAATCCAGAAGACCAGGTCATGCCccaaaataagataatatatgttACCCTGGAGGTAAACCACAAGAAAAACCAACAAATGAAACATCTGCTCACACATAGTGAGAATGGTAGCTTATATACAGCTCTCAACACTCTCCAGGCTGTCAGAAAAGAGGTAGAAACTCACCAAGGCCAAGAAATGCTTGTGTGTGGTGCAGAAGGAATCGAAGGGTACATAAACCTTGGAATGCCACTCACTTGTTTTCCTGAAAGATGCCATGTGGTCATTACCttttacaaaagtaaaagtaagcagaaagaaaataaccaagtATTTGGCCGGTATGACAAGGCATCGACTGAATGCGTCAAATTCTACATTCATGCAATTGGAATTGggaagtataaaagaaaaattgttaaatgtGGGAAGCTTCACAAAAAGGGGTACAAACTCTGCGTCTATGCTTTCAAAGGAGAAACCATCAAGGATGCTCTGTGCAAGGATGGCAGATTTCGTTCCATTCTGGAGAATGATGATTGGAAACTCATTGAAAACCATGACTCCATTTTAGAAAACACCCAGCTAGTTGATGAATTAGAAGGCAAACTCTTCCAGGTTGAGACTGAGAACAGAATGGGCCCCAGTGAAACAGGTCCTCAGAATCCTGAGTCAGAGAAAAGAAACACCTGTGTGTTGAGAGAACAAATCATGTCTCAGTACCCCcatttgaaaagagaaagtgaaaaaatcagggaaaacttcaagaaaaaaatgaaaggaaaaaatgggaaaatgttaTTTCAATTGGAT TTTAAAAACTTTGGAAAAGTAACAAAAAACTCTTATTCTGTTAAAGTACTGAAACTTCTTGGACATCTCAGTGACTCAGTTGGGTACTTATTCTGGGACAGTGCAACTGCAGGTTGTGCCACctgctttgtttttaaaggatTGTTCATTTTAACTTGTCAGCATGTAGTAAATCTCATTGTGGGAAAAGGAATAGAGCCAAGTAAGTGGGCAGACATAACTGGTCAATGTGTAAGGGTGACATTTCATTATGAAGAGccacaagaaaaggaaatgaactgCTTTTCCATTGAACCTTGGTATGAGATATATAATGAAGGGCTTGACTATGCTGTACTGAAACGGAAGGAAAATGGACAACAAGTACCTATGGAACTTTATAATGAAATTGCTCCTGTGCCACTTAGTGAGTTGATACATATTATTGGCcatcaaaatggagaaaaaaaacaaactgatgcTTGTGTTGTGATTCCTCAGGATCAGCGAGCAGAGAAATGTCAGGAACGTGTTAAGGCTAAAGAAGCAGAAAGTCCAGAGTATGTCCATATGTACACTCAAAGAAGTTTCCAGAAAATAGTTCCCAACCCTGGTGTGATTACCTATGACACTGAGTTTTTCTTTGGGGCTGATACCTTGGAAAGACTGGGGCTTATGTCTTGA
- the LOC101034567 gene encoding serine protease FAM111A, translated as MSCKKQRSQKHSVSEKCNRKIEHYFSPVSKEQNNPSTSQMRMVSRRGPRDITNTQAQQFHSPKKNQEDQTMPQNKIIHVTLDVNHKKNQKMKHGLTHNENGSLYMALNTLQAVKQEIETHQGQEMLVCGAEGIEGYINLGMPLACFPERCHVVITFSESKSKQKKDDQVFGRHDKASTDCVKFYIHAIGIGKYKRKIVKCGKLHKKGYKLCVYAFKGETIKDALCKDGRFRSILENDNWKLIENHDSILENTQPVDELEGKLFQVEIENRMGPSEAGPQNPESEKRNTCVLREQIMSQYPRLKRESEKIRENFKKKMKGKNGEILFKLHRTNFGKVTKSSYSVKVVKLLGHLSDSVGHLFWDGATTGCATCFVFKGLFILTCRHVIDDIVGEEIESSKWADVIGQCVRVTFGYEEPNEKETNCFFVESWFEVHDKELDYAVLKLKENGQQVPMELYNGIGPVPLSGLIHIIGHPYGEKKQIDACVVIPQDQRAKKCQERIQAKEAGSPEYVHMYTQRSFQKIVHNPDVITYDTDFFFGASGSPVFDSKGSLVAMHAAGFAYDYQREIRSIIEFGSTIESILLDIKQRHKPWYEEVFVSHQDIEMMSDEDL; from the exons ATGAGCTGTAAGAAGCAGAGGTCACAGAAGCACTCAGTCAGTGAAAAATGTAACAGGAAAATCGAGCACTATTTTTCTCCG gtcTCTAAGGAGCAAAATAATCCAAGTACTTCTCAAATGAGGATGGTGTCTAGACGTGGCCCAAGAGACATAACTAATACCCAGGCTCAACAATTCCATTCACCTAAGAAAAATCAAGAAGACCAGACCATGCCCCAGAATAAGATAATACATGTTACCCTGGATGTAAATcacaagaaaaaccaaaaaatgaaacATGGGCTCACACATAATGAGAATGGTAGTTTATATATGGCTCTCAACACTCTCCAGGCTGTCAAACAAGAGATAGAAACTCATCAAGGCCAAGAAATGCTTGTGTGTGGTGCAGAAGGAATCGAAGGGTACATAAACCTTGGAATGCCCCTCGCTTGTTTTCCTGAAAGATGCCATGTGGTCATTACATTTTCTGAAAGTAAAAGTAAGCAGAAAAAAGATGACCAAGTATTTGGCCGGCATGACAAGGCGTCAACTGACTGTGTCAAATTCTACATTCATGCAATTGGAATTGggaagtataaaagaaaaattgttaaatgtGGGAAGCTTCACAAAAAGGGGTACAAACTCTGTGTCTATGCTTTCAAAGGAGAAACCATCAAGGATGCTCTGTGCAAGGATGGCAGATTTCGTTCCATTCTGGAGAATGATAATTGGAAACTCATTGAAAACCATGACTCCATTTTAGAAAACACCCAGCCAGTTGATGAATTAGAAGGCAAACTCTTCCAGGTTGAGATTGAGAACAGAATGGGCCCCAGTGAAGCAGGTCCTCAGAATCCTGAGTCAGAGAAAAGAAACACCTGTGTGTTGAGAGAACAAATCATGTCTCAGTATCCCCGtttgaaaagagaaagtgaaaaaatcagggaaaacttcaagaaaaaaatgaaaggaaaaaatggggaaatattatttaaattgcaTAGAACAAACTTTGGGAAAGTAACAAAAAGCTCTTACTCTGTTAAAGTAGTGAAACTTCTTGGACATCTCAGTGACTCAGTTGGGCACTTATTCTGGGACGGTGCAACTACAGGTTGTGCCACctgctttgtttttaaaggatTGTTCATTTTAACTTGTCGACATGTAATAGATGACATTGTAGGAGAAGAAATAGAGTCAAGTAAGTGGGCAGACGTAATTGGTCAATGTGTAAGGGTGACGTTTGGTTACGAAGAaccaaatgaaaaggaaacaaactgCTTTTTCGTTGAATCTTGGTTTGAGGTACATGATAAAGAGCTCGACTATGCTGTACTTAAACTGAAGGAAAATGGACAACAAGTACCTATGGAACTATATAATGGAATTGGTCCTGTGCCACTTAGTGGGTTGATACATATTATTGGCCATCCatatggagaaaaaaagcaaatcgATGCTTGTGTTGTGATCCCTCAGGATCAGCGAGCAAAGAAATGTCAGGAACGTATTCAGGCTAAAGAAGCAGGAAGTCCAGAGTATGTTCATATGTACACTCAAAGAAGTTTCCAGAAAATAGTTCACAACCCTGATGTGATTACCTATGACACTGATTTTTTCTTTGGGGCTTCTGGCTCCCCAGTGTTTGATTCAAAAGGTTCATTGGTAGCCATGCATGCTGCTGGCTTTGCTTATGATTACCAACGTGAGATTCGTAGTATCATCGAGTTTGGCTCTACTATAGAATCAATTCTCCTTGATATTAAGCAAAGACATAAACCATGGTATGAAGAAGTATTTGTAAGCCATCAGGATATAGAAATGATGAGTGATGAGGACTTATGA